The genome window AATTAATAAGAATATAGATGTAGCGTCTAACTGTAAATGTCCCCACTTGTCATCACCGACAACAATACTTCCAGTTTGAGTATTGTATTTAGCGTGCAGGGCATCTAGCGGCGACTGAGTATTTTTAAAACGTTCTACTTTGCTCGATTGCTGCATCATCGCAAACAGCAAGCCGCGCATCAGTTTGACTGTGCTGTGTTCGAGTTCAAATGTCCTGCCCCGATCGGCATCAATTTTGCGGTAAGCTAAACCCAAACCCCAAACCGCGAGAATGCTGTACACGTTGTCGCGCACCCAGGCATCGGTGTAGTCGCCGTGAGCGTTAACGGCCGTACTCGCCGGCAGCAAACCAGTAATTGGATTTTGGCGCTTGAGGATGATGTTTTTGATTTGCTGGTAGTAATAATCTAACCTGGTTTCCCGCTGGGTTTTTGCGATCGCCATTTCGTTTTCCTTGTTTTTCCTGATGCGAGTAGATTTGGGGGGAATAGACTTTTAAATATATCAGAGATTAGATCTTTTCTCAAGTTATCCAAACACAAGAAGGTAACAGTCATGTCTACCCACAACCACAATAACAACAGCGTTCCTTTCGTGAAAGTTGTCTACTCTACAGTGAAAATCAATGGTAAAATTGAGCTAGTACCTATGGAATGGTACGCTGACGGGTCGGTCAAAAAAATCGAACACTAATGCTCGATCGCACTTGGCTGGCCAACTCTAATCAACTTGCGCGACCCGTCGCTTACAAAAAAACCCGTTTCTGGGCCACCGAACGATTACTTAACAGACTGTTGGTGGCACCAACCGGGTTTTTTGCGTCCAAGACTGCTCTAGCGTCGATCGCCAATCTAAGCTAATTTAAATAACTAGGTGTGTAGGAATCTCAAAGAAAAAAATATGGATCGATCGCGCCCGCAATTTTCAGTGCTGGGACTACCAGTTCACATATTAGATGATTATGCAGGTTGGCTGATGCAGCGCCTGCATCAAGGATTGGGAAGTCACGTCGTGACGCTGAATGCTGAAATGGCGATGCAAGCCGAGCAAAATCCGGCTTTAGCGGATGTAATTCGCTCTGCTGAACTCGTGATTCCCGACGGTTCGGGAGTGGTGCTGTACTTGAGGCTGCGCGGCAAACCGGCCCAGCGCTATCCGGGGATTGAATTAGCAGAATCGCTGCTGCAAGCAGCCGGAAAATTGCCGGATTCGCAACCAGTATTTTTCTATGGAGGTTTCCCCGGAGTAGCGGCTGCTGCTGCAGAAACTTGGCAGCAAAAGGTTAACGGATTGTCGATTGCTTCTCAACACGGTTATCTGGCCGCAGATGAAGAAAAAGACTTCCGTGAAAGCCTCAACAAAATGCAGCCAAAACTAATTTTTGTAGGATTGGGAGTGCCGCGCCAAGAATTTTGGATTGCCGAACACCGACACCTTTGCCCTCAGTCAATTTGGGTGGGAGTAGGCGGCAGTTTCGATATTTGGGCGGGAAAAAAAGACCGCGCGCCTGCTTGGTTTTGCGACAATCATTTAGAATGGCTGTACCGGCTTTATCAAGAACCTTGGCGGTGGCGCAGGATGTTAGCTTTGCCACAATTTGCATTGAAAGCTTTGGGGGATTTGCGAGGGTAAATTAGGTGTAAGCACGACACTGATTTTGACACGGATACACGGATGAATTGAATCATCTTACTATTCGCTACTGATTAGCGCAATCTGGGTCTAAAACGGAGTCTCTTCTTGACTTCGTTTTTGAGCTTGCAGCCAGTCAGGGACAAATATCCACTGATGGTTGTCGCGAAACTCAGTAGCTTGAGGTGAGGGAAATACACGCCGCGATAGCAGTCTTCTGTCACCAAAATTCATTAATAAACCAATGGGTAAAGCCGTGTGATTTAAGTAAGTAATGACTTGTCCCAAATACTTGTTATGAAGTGTAGCGAAGGCTTTGATTTCCAGAATAACTTTGTTTTCAATAATAAAATCTGGAATGTACAAACCAAGTAATTGCCCGTTATAGTAAACGGGAAGGTTTTTTTGTGGCTCAAAAGCGATTCCCTCTTTTGTCAGTTGTTGTTCGAGTTTTTCCTGATAAATTGCTTCTTTGTAACCAGGCCCAAGCTGTCTGTGAACGGCCATACCTGCACCTATGATCCGATAAGTTAGGTCTTCATGTGGAGCGTGAATCTTTTCGCCCATTTTTTTATATCCAATTGTTGAGATGCTTTTTTCTTTATTTTGGCATAGCACCCAAAAAATTCACCCAGACAGAAAATTTTTTTCTCTAGAAAGCACAGCACTACACGGATTTTGACACGGATACACGGATGGTTTGACTCATCTGAGGTTTAGGTAATTGGCTAATTTGGCTATCCTCCGTGTATCCGTGTTTATCCGTGTCGTGCTGGTTGCTGCTTGTCTCCTCGCGGGGAAGAGGAGGGAAGTTCTTGCTACGAACCAATTGCCATTAGACAATGTAAGGAGAATCGATCGCTTTTGCCCGATTAATCGCCACCAAAGCTTGGTAAATCAAAACCGAAATCTCACCGCGGGTAATATCCTGCTGCGGCGAAAGCCAATCGCGGGAAGGATAATTAACCACAATCTTCAAAGCAGTTGCTGCGGCGATCGCACTCAAAGCATAATTAGGAATTTGAGAACGATCGATGTAAACTTTCAAAGAATCAGGATTGCCCCCTTTAAGTTCCAAACCGTTAACCAAAGACACGATCGCCTCAGCCTTAGTCAAATTCTGATTCGGGCCGAACTTCAACCCCGGAAACCCCGCCAAAAACCCCCCCCGATTTGCCCGTTCGATCGCACTTCTCGCCCAAAAACTAGCAGAAACATCAATAAAATTTGTAGCCGGCAACCTCGGAATCGGACTAAACGCACTCACCAACAGCGCCGCATATTGAGCGCGGTTTAAACTGTCATCAGCCCGAAAAGAACCGTCAGGAAAACCGCTAATTATATTCGCCGCCGCCAAAGCTTCAATAAACTTCTGTGCCCAATGTCCAGAAATATCGCTGAACACCAGACCCCCGATATTTGGATTGCCGCCGCCCTTTCTCACTGCAGCTTGCACAGCTTTAAAAGCATTCACTTTCCCGTAACCAAACCAATCGCTGCGACCGTTGTTAGGATCGTAATTTCCCATGCGATTGCCCAACTGGGGATCGGGATCGGGATCGACAATTTTCTCAGCAGTTTGTTCGAGAATTCCCCGCACTTCCCGCGCCGTCAAACGGGGGTTGGCCGAAAGTATCAACCCTGCAACCCCAGCGACTACTGGAGTGGCGCTGGAAGTACCCCCAAAGGTATTTGTGTAGTCCCCCGAATCGTAGCCGGCAAGCCCGACTCGATCGGCAGTAAACACCCCCAAACCGGGCAAATACTGCGTCACCTCCGGCGGCGTGCCGATAAATCCGGTTTCTGGCAACCAAGTTCCCGGCGGCGCGTTGTTGCTGGGGGCGCAAACCGAGATGCTGGTGCCCCAATTGCTGTAAGCTGCTTTTTTGTTGAGGGAAGTGGAAGCGCTGACGGCAATTACGTCTGGGTGAACGGCAAATCCTGCCAGCCATCTAGTTTGACCGCCCAGGACGTTGTCGGGCCAGCCTTTCTCGTTAACAGTACCGTTGACTGGGCGGTTGGCATTGCCCGCAGCGAACAGAATAACGCAGCCTCTGCCGCCCCGCCCTTGGGTTGCTGCTTTGGTGATGACGGCACTCTGCCGCAGGGAAAGGGGATAGTAAACTGCTGAAGGCCCCCAACTGCAAGAAATGACGGCGGCACCTTTTTCGATCGCCCAATTAAATATTTTTTCGACAGAATCGTCATCGAGAAAACCCGTGGTACGGATGGGCATCAGGGCGCAGCCGGGGGCGACGCCGACAATGCCTTTGCCGTTTTCTTCAGCAACGGCGACGCCTGCACAACTTGTGCCGTGGTTGTCTGAGTCGGCGACTGGCATGGGGGAAGTGTCGCCCTCTTTGAAATCGATGGGTGAGACGATTTTGCCTTGGCCTTGAAAATCTGGGTGGGTGATGTCAACTGAATCGTCGGCGATGGCAATTACGATCGATCGAACTCCGCGAGTCATGTCCCAAGCTGGTTCTGCATAAATTTGAGCGCCGCCGACAAGTTCCTTGCCGCCTTTGTTGTTGAGATACCACTGTTTGGGATAAAGGGGATCGCGGGGCGTATAATGCTGCT of Oscillatoria nigro-viridis PCC 7112 contains these proteins:
- a CDS encoding WecB/TagA/CpsF family glycosyltransferase → MDRSRPQFSVLGLPVHILDDYAGWLMQRLHQGLGSHVVTLNAEMAMQAEQNPALADVIRSAELVIPDGSGVVLYLRLRGKPAQRYPGIELAESLLQAAGKLPDSQPVFFYGGFPGVAAAAAETWQQKVNGLSIASQHGYLAADEEKDFRESLNKMQPKLIFVGLGVPRQEFWIAEHRHLCPQSIWVGVGGSFDIWAGKKDRAPAWFCDNHLEWLYRLYQEPWRWRRMLALPQFALKALGDLRG
- a CDS encoding GxxExxY protein, yielding MGEKIHAPHEDLTYRIIGAGMAVHRQLGPGYKEAIYQEKLEQQLTKEGIAFEPQKNLPVYYNGQLLGLYIPDFIIENKVILEIKAFATLHNKYLGQVITYLNHTALPIGLLMNFGDRRLLSRRVFPSPQATEFRDNHQWIFVPDWLQAQKRSQEETPF
- a CDS encoding S8 family serine peptidase is translated as MVQPNKPTSDTLQNYQGIGVPDESLAVILQRGGDELLLSKADDRFTIRPSPTASASNDWAATTGAKLNRRIGQTNLEEYLVSPDRLEAAMQAARTSDAVAFASHVYCPANNPSTFFYLTDQITIQFGEQVDEQLRKGIANAAALKIVRPVEGIPNTFVCQITKQATENPVKIANRLTRYPEVLVAEPNIVVETQQHYTPRDPLYPKQWYLNNKGGKELVGGAQIYAEPAWDMTRGVRSIVIAIADDSVDITHPDFQGQGKIVSPIDFKEGDTSPMPVADSDNHGTSCAGVAVAEENGKGIVGVAPGCALMPIRTTGFLDDDSVEKIFNWAIEKGAAVISCSWGPSAVYYPLSLRQSAVITKAATQGRGGRGCVILFAAGNANRPVNGTVNEKGWPDNVLGGQTRWLAGFAVHPDVIAVSASTSLNKKAAYSNWGTSISVCAPSNNAPPGTWLPETGFIGTPPEVTQYLPGLGVFTADRVGLAGYDSGDYTNTFGGTSSATPVVAGVAGLILSANPRLTAREVRGILEQTAEKIVDPDPDPQLGNRMGNYDPNNGRSDWFGYGKVNAFKAVQAAVRKGGGNPNIGGLVFSDISGHWAQKFIEALAAANIISGFPDGSFRADDSLNRAQYAALLVSAFSPIPRLPATNFIDVSASFWARSAIERANRGGFLAGFPGLKFGPNQNLTKAEAIVSLVNGLELKGGNPDSLKVYIDRSQIPNYALSAIAAATALKIVVNYPSRDWLSPQQDITRGEISVLIYQALVAINRAKAIDSPYIV